The following are encoded together in the Pygocentrus nattereri isolate fPygNat1 chromosome 15, fPygNat1.pri, whole genome shotgun sequence genome:
- the LOC108410688 gene encoding uncharacterized protein LOC108410688: MMRRNSQTALAVLLALLSGLGVASDHVNGTVGENLNLTFEFSHGDSISAEQKFNVYRNEMKIGHFPNTVNLCNSSAVGPKQNLCVTKPPARKTTLLFTNLTVNDSGVYHLTVFAENQIQLIISSTRVNLTVHPGLSVTTVSAPTSSTNNNSSSIKSQPEMISRYLIFSTLVFTPVLLLAGLLVWFCRTYRRKSDDTPDLNAHAAQQGTCPVSTSMPSVSCVEYGVLDFQSRPNRPERHSNPEAADGGVEYAAIMFPPQKKRT, from the exons TGGCGTCTGATCATGTAAACGGGACAGTCGGGGAGAATTTAAACCTAACATTTGAATTTTCACACGGCGACAGCATTAGTGCTGAGCAGAAATTCAACGTGTACAGAAACGAGATGAAGATCGGACACTTTCCAAACACCGTGAACCTCTGCAATTCATCTGCTGTAGGACCCAAGCAGAACTTGTGTGTCACTAAACCACCTGCAAGAAAAACAACTTTGCTCTTCACGAATCTGACGGTGAATGACAGCGGGGTTTATCACCTGACTGTGTTTGCGGAGAACCAGATTCAACTCATTATTAGCAGTACCAGAGTTAATCTGACTGTTCATCCAGGACTGAGCGTGACGACAG TTTCAGCTCCGACGTCCTCCACCAACAACAACAGCTCCTCAATCAAGAGTCAACCAGAAATGATCTCTCGCTATTTAATCTTCAGCACACTAGTGTTCACGCCAGTTCTCCTGCTGGCGGGCCTTCTAGTTTGGTTCTGCCGGACTTACAGAAGAAAATCAG ATGACACACCTGATCTGAACGCCCACGCAGCACAGCAG GGGACCTGCCCGGTGTCCACCTCTATGCCGTCAGTCAGCTGTGTCGAATACGGAGTTCTAGACTTCCAGAGCCGCCCGAATCGTCCCGAGAGACACAGCAACCCAGAGGCGGCTGATGGGGGTGTCGAATACGCTGCTATAATGTTCCCcccacagaaaaaaagaacatga